The following proteins come from a genomic window of Macaca thibetana thibetana isolate TM-01 chromosome 15, ASM2454274v1, whole genome shotgun sequence:
- the CAVIN4 gene encoding LOW QUALITY PROTEIN: caveolae-associated protein 4 (The sequence of the model RefSeq protein was modified relative to this genomic sequence to represent the inferred CDS: inserted 1 base in 1 codon), with protein sequence MEHNGSASNADKIHQNRLSSVTEDEDAALTIVTVLDKVASIVDSVQASQKRIEERHREMENAIKSVQIDLLKLSQSHSNTGHIINKLFEKTRKVSAHIKDVKARVEKQQIHVKKVEVKQEEIMKKNKFRVVIFQEKFRCPTSLSVVKDRNLTENQEEEEDDVFDPPIDLSSDEEYYVEESRSARLRKSGKERIDNIKKAFSKENMQKTRQNLDKKVNRIRTRIVTPERRERLRQSGERLRQSGXRLRQSGERFKKSISNAAPSKEAFKMRSLRKGKDRTVAEGEECAREMGVDIIARSESLGPISELYSDELSEPEHEAARRVYPAHEEREIPTPEPVKVTFKSQVKVEDDESLLLDLKHSS encoded by the exons atggaacatAATGGGTCTGCTTCAAATGCTGATAAAATACACCAGAATCGCCTGTCGAGTGTTACAGAAGATGAAGACGCTGCTCTTACCATTGTGACTGTGCTGGACAAAGTAGCCTCCATCGTGGACAGTGTGCaggcaagccagaagagaatagAGGAGAGACACAGGGAAATGGAAAATGCCATAAAATCCGTCCAGATTGACCTGTTGAAGCTTTCACAGTCACATAGCAATACAGGGCATATCATTAACAAGTTGTTTGAGAAAACCCGAAAAGTTAGTGCTCACATTAAAGATGTGAAAGCCCGGGTAGAGAAGCAACAAATTCATGTTAAAAAAGTTGAAGTCAAGCAAgaggaaataatgaagaaaaacaaatttcgcGTGGTAATATTCCAG GAGAAGTTTCGGTGTCCAACATCCCTGTCTGTTGTTAAAGACAGAAACCTAACTGAGAAtcaagaagaggaggaggatgatgTCTTTGATCCCCCAATAGATCTCTCTTCGGATGAAGAATATTATGTTGAAGAAAGCAGATCTGCCAGGCTTAGGAAGTCAGGCAAGGAACGCATTGATAATATCAAGAAggcattttccaaagaaaacatgCAGAAGACACGGCAAAATTTGGACAAGAAAGTGAACAGAATTAGAACTAGAATAGTGAccccagagaggagagagaggctaAGACAGTCAGGAGAGAGGCTGAGACAGTCAG AGAGGCTGAGACAGTCAGGGGAGAGGTTTAAGAAATCTATTTCTAATGCAGCTCCCTCAAAGGAGGCTTTTAAGATGCGTAGCCTCAGGAAAGGCAAGGACCGAACAGTGGCCGAAGGTGAGGAATGTGCCAGGGAGATGGGCGTGGACATCATTGCCAGGAGCGAGTCTCTGGGCCCCATCAGTGAGCTCTACTCTGATGAGCTCAGTGAACCAGAACATGAGGCAGCCAGGCGGGTGTATCCTGCCCACGAAGAAAGGGAAATCCCCACCCCTGAGCCTgtaaaagttacttttaaatcTCAGGTGAAAGTAGAGGATGATGAATCTCTTTTGTTAGATTTAAAGCACTCATCGTAA